ttcaaaatacaatgaaaaataaCGACAGAGTTCAGGAATACTTTATAAATGCATAAACAAGAAGCCCTAACACCTGTAGACTCACTGCCAGCATCCTTTGGTGTTATCTCTGCCTTTCTGCAGAGGTCTTTGCTCTTGTGGTACCTCCACACAGTGACAGATTTACTGCTGAGATGATTTGTCTTTTCTCTGAGTCTTTTTACAATTACTCATTGATTTATCTACAGCTTTCCTCATTCTCACTCCTCTGGCTCTCCGGCAAGTGTGTCTGCCATGCTTTGCTTGCACCGCCTGTGGGTTTTATTTGTGcgaatgtttgtgtttttgtaaatgagATCCTCACCCGAGGGCGCTGTCGGAAATGCCAATGACAAATTATGACAGCATATAAGGacactgactgtgtgtttggCTCGAGTGTTtgcagagtgaaaaaaaaaaaaagcttttcaggTCTGTTGAATGtagcttctgtgtgtgtgtgtgtatgaatgctCTCGACGGGGCCCCGAGTGTGTATTTATATCTACACATGTCAGCACGTACTGTAGGGTGAAGATGACGCTCTGCCAGATGCAGCAGAGAAAACTTGCAGGACTGAGAGCTACTGTCTGACACAGTGAGAGACTGGTATCCTCTGgttctctttgtgtgtttctgtgagagTTTTAGTGGAAAATCTGAGACGCTGGTTATTCTCAGCTGCTTCAGAGAGGAATGCTGTGCACATGTTTTTCCATGCAGTTGTTGATCTTCTGTATTATAGACGCCGTCTGTCTGTTGTGGTCATTTTATTGCATTGGACGCTGCcagatacattttgttttcacattagaAACTGTCTGAGCAGGCATCACAGCTCTTACAGTTATTTGGTGTCTGCTTCTATTTTATATGGTTGGTTTTTGATTATTggagagctgaaacaattagttaaaTCACAGAAAACGAATTAGTAACTGTTTttataaacaattaattgtttaaatcatttttcaagcaaaaaggcCAAATAATCTCTGGTTctagtttctcaaatgtgaggatgtgctactcttttttgtttgtttgttgtttgcagtgatggaagaagtactcagatattttacttaagtgaaagtagtTATACCACAGtatagaaatactctgttacaaataaaagtatttgtaATATACTTaaagtttcaaaagtaaaatgactcattatgcagaatggccccacCTTTACATAATGAAGGGATATAAAGTCTaatcttatcttaacctataatattACATCGTAAttcatttgttgattatattttgtattattaatctgtatctgcaaagtaactagtaactaaagttatcagataaatgtagcggagtGAAAACTACAATATTTGCTTCTGAACTgaagtggaagtataaagtagcagaaaatggaaatactcaagtacagaacaagtacttcaaaattgtacttaagtacagtagttacaaacagtaaatgtacttagttccCTTCCACCACTGGTCTTTTGTGATAGTAAACACAAAGCAAgtaaaacaatttgaagacataaGAAATAGAGACAGGCATTTTCACAAGTACACAATCAATTGATTAAGTGATCTAGGGCTgaaattaacaattattttattattgattgTCGTTTGGcctaaaattgtgaaaaatttcccaaagcccaagctGATCCTCAGAAGTCTCCCACCAAATGTCCAAAgcacaaagatattcaattaacTATCACATGATATAAAGAAACGTAACACATCTTCACAAATGAGAAGCTGTAACTaggaatatttggcatttttgcttgaacaGTTAATCGATCATCAAAATAGCTGCAAATTATTTCAAGGTCAACCGACCGtttgattaatcaactgattGTTTCATCCCTACAATAACTGTCAgataaaaacaatcattagttgcagccctacgtTATTGACACTTTCTTTCACAAAGCATGAATTAATACTAAACACCTCCTTCTTCTTTGTgtcctttttgtttctgtcccaGGAGAAACAGTATGTGGGGTTTGCAACTCTGCCCAACCAGGTCCACAGGAAGTCTGTGAAGAAAGGCTTTGATTTTACGCTGATGGTGGCAGGTCAGTTTGTAGTTCAAGATGCAAACATGACAGAAAACGTACTCAACTTACACTCAGGTGCCAGATTATTCGGTATGCGTAGCTTATACTAATGCAGTCTGATACAACAGCCCCGCAATTAATCTTGCCTATCTTCCttaggactgttgtattagactgcattagttttagctaggtgtacctaataaactggcatcTTAGTTTATTAGGATTTAGTTCAGATCAGGTTCACATTCATTGTGaccttctgtttgtctgtgtgctgcagGAGAGTCTGGTATGGGTAAATCCACCCTGGTCAACAGCCTGTTCCTCACAGACCTCtacaaagacaggaagttaCTGAATGCTGAGGGTGAGTCTTTATGCTATTTATTATCTCTCTGTATTAGCCATAATGAATGCGTTGCTCTGTCAATAAAAGCACTCTGAGTTCTTGTATTTATGTATCCCAGGCCACCGGCCGTCTTACATTTAACCATGTCACATAGCTGCAGTGATGAAGTCCAGTTTAGTCTGTAAATTTCTAACCGGCAACATTTAGTGCTGCACTGTTGACTTTTGCTCAGAATTAAATACTGTCATTAAAAATAGTTAAATTTTGATGATATTTAGGGTTCAAACCGTGAAGCGGTAGAACCCTATTGAGTTtgtgctttattattattatttttatttgtcttatgtcGTGGCTCAAATTGCTGTGAgttggaatgagctagaaacatgaaacttgacccaataactggaaattatGTGCaaatgcttccacagaaatttGAGCCCAATCGTCCACATattggcgctgtaattaaggcccaaaaatgcaattttggaaAGGCCACGCCCCTTACACCGTGACTCtgattgacttgaaatttctcacacaagtcAAGCAAGTCAATttgtataatgtgaaaaacagtaaaatgaacaaaactttttgaattttgactcTATCGACACCAGAATTTTTATACAGCATTGTGGGACTGAGATACACGTTTGTATTATAAATGAGCAagattggtaaaaaaaaaaaacatggccgCCATCAACCAAAATATCTTCACACAAAATTGGCCATTACTCATAACGATCTGTCCAATCGTCATCAGTCATGGGAGATATCTTCAGTCCGTGTTTGGGAATAGGCGtgccaaagcattttgagcTCCATAGGGGGCGCCACAAATGGGCAATTTTCCCCAAATTTGGTGTGCATGCTCTGGGGGTgagtattacagttttttacaatcgctatgacagttttttcgatacatttaacaattttcctaaactcttaacgCATCAAcacacctaaaacacacaattggcaaaatggttaatttcatgctcaaaatcacacattgtaaactaaaccccaaaactaattttcaaaatacaataataaactaacacaaTACACTATgtctaacaaaacactgcaaacatgttttaaaatcaaataattattcaaaacactaACGCATGTTCTCTTCCAACAGGAACATCATTTAGTCAatcataacacaatgacaaaaaaaaacactatcatcggctaaaattacagaaactgcattattttatgtgtcaGGTCTGCCTttatacaatattatatatattatacagtatattgtattgaTCATagattgtgttttgcattgtagtttcttttgaagcctctctacatttttgttttgttgggtttagtaaatgcatgcattttgtttcttttgctgcagaaattcaatacaaaaaatgaatgaCCATCTCAGAGTAGctttataaaatgtacagtttatataaaaaaataaatacagacagaatTGCTGCAGTAGAGACTTTATTTGCAAAAGGACAATACTGCAagatatacaaacagaaaaagaaccggaattataataaaaaaaacaaagtaatctTCTAATCTGCCcggtcttctgcatttggccacatgttctcatccacatcacacttgaTATCTTCTCTGGCAAGGCACCGTGGGAAGAATCTTTTGGCATGCCTTATCCACCCCTGGCAGTGATCAGctgtgatttatatatttgcataattgcaataagctgtttctcattagcaatggaataaaatacagggaatatatttgtgtttcaattCACAATATGAACAGCTGTTCACTTTAACTTTAGCCTATATAAGTTATGTTTAGAACATGATGTTATCTGTTCTGACATACAGTGTGAAAGCATTTGTAAATTtgactgtaaaattacattgttttggtcttggttgagcttgtgtgtaaaagaagttcaagcattttaaattggtgttaactgtatgcattttgtatcatagcaacaagaaatgtgttaattgtaTAGCCTACAAAGACGGATGTTGTGCTAACCGtgttaagagtttaggaaacttgttaaatgtattgaaaaaactgtcatagcgattgtaaaaaaaactgtaaccaAAATCTGAAGTTTCATATTGATTGGTGCAAGTGGGCGTGGccagtttcattcaaatccGATGAAGGGCGGAACTTTCAGTGCACAATTATTGAAACGCCGCAGGCTTTGTGATGATGGAACAAGTGTGTAATTGGAATCACTCCTTCTTTCAAACTGAATTAAGtaagctgaagtgactttgctcaTTGCTGCCTGCAGCTTAAATTTTTGGCCAATTGAGCTGCTTCCTTCCGTTGAGCGAAAAAAGGTTTGAACTCGCCCATTGCTGCCTGCagttatattctatatttttcttattgtaattaaatcccatgaaaagaccaaaacgaAAGAACTGAGCCTACTAATAAGTGTTGTTTGTGTATCcacagcctgatatatcttattccatTCCATTGTTGaccaaaactgttaaaaacacatcaaggagccacactgttacactgggcgacatgttccttcatcatgATGagcatgggcactgtagttttttctgagtcagtcccacatacacggTCCTGCTGACATAAATACTCAGTAACTAGACTGGACTTCACCAGCTATTTGTAAATCCATCACTAAGTTTGTTCTTAGTAACTACAAGCTAGTTTCAAAGTAGTTATTTACTAAATCAGGTTGCACCAGTAAAATGCCAGAAATGCCTCGGCTAGTAAAGACTTTAGCCATGTGTAAACCTGTTGCTAGGAAAAATCTGTGGCCAATCCTTTGTGAAGTTAggcatgacttttttttttattcctacaTGCATACAAAATAATTATGAGTGTTTCAGAGTTAGTAATGTCATTTCTAATTTTCCGAGTTTACATCTTTTTAACAGGTCAGAAGTGTCAACCTACTTTTCCGCTTCACTAAATGGCTCATATATTAGGACGCTAACATTGGTTTTATCAGTTAGGTcagttacacctggcagttacTGGTTGTGTGGTGCAACCTGTTTCAGtcctgtttgctaaaaactgcagAGCCCAGCTGTGTCTGGAAATGttttatcctttttaaaaattaaagtatATACTCATGACCTGTTTTTAGAGATTTGTAGTAGTGAGAaatattgttgattttggtcttttcatgggatttgacaaaaacaacaatatcaaGAGCCTTATCCTTTTACGTCAAATGCATTTGTGAAGCAGCTTTTGTGATAAGGCGTAGAAAAACAGTCAAAACCCTGAATTACTCCATCAGGGCTTATTTTGCACCGGCTTGTTCTACATTATCCCTGACCTGCTGTTTCACCTCATTTTCTCCCCGCCgccttctccttctctgcatcGATGCTTTGCAGAGCGTATTAACCAAACCGTGGAGATCATCAAACACACTGTAGACATCGAGGAGAAAGGAGTCAAGCTCAAGCTTACCATCGTAGACACGCCGGGGTTTGGAGACGCCATCAACAACAACGAGTGGTGAGCTGGAAGACGGGCTGGTCTGACGTGTGCCTGATTCAGCCTGCTCACTTGAATTCACAGTGCCTGGAGGAGCTGCTAATGttgtctgtggtgtgtgtgtgtgtgtgtgtgtgtgtgtgtgtgtgtgtgtgtgtgtcctagcTGGAAGCCAATCACAGACTACATAGATCAGCAGTTTGAGCAATACTTCAGGGATGAGAGCGGGCTGAACAGAAAGAACATCCAGGACAACCGAGTCCACTGCTGCCTCTACTTCATCCCTCCATTTGGGCACGggtaataacacacacacacatccttgtacgtctatccttgtgaggaccctcattgacataatgcattccctggcctcttaccctaaccttaaccatcacaactaaatgcctaaccctaaccctaatctAATTCTACCCTAAcccttaaccttcaaacagccctctgaagttgtgaggaccggccaaaatgtcctcactttccaaaaatgtcctcactctgttgGTTAAAAACTTGTTCTAGCCCTCACTATGTAGGAAGTACaagtacactcacacacacacacactcagttcaaactgttttgattcagaGGACTTTAATTACTTTCAATGCTCACGCTGGATTTCTTTCCACAGGCTGCGTCCGGTGGATGTTGAGTTCATGAAGGCTCTGCATGAAAAGGTGAACATAATTCCACTGATTGCGAAAGCCGACTGCCTCACGCCCAACGAGATAAAAAAGCTGAAAGACAGAGTGAGTCCCAGAAGTGCAGCTCCACAGTGAATTCAGCATGTTTTACCGCACGCAGATTGTTCACTTTAAACGTTATTCTGattttatctttgtgtgtgtgtgtgtgaatgtgtgtgtctagaTACGAGAGGAAATAGACAAGTTTGGGATCAAAGTGTACCAGTTCCCTGAATGTGACTCCgatgaggatgaagagtttAAACAACTTGACAAAGAGCTGAAGGTGAGTCAGATACCTGTAACCAGTCCCAGTTAATTAACTGATTGACTGTAAGTGGAAGTAACTATATACTGAGTTTTTAGtattattggattttatttgcTCACCTGTGTAGTtctattttctgtaaatgttatttCCCAACATAcaggtctaaatgctgttttaaagtCATCTTTTCACTACCGGGAAAGTGCAAAGTGCGTGGCAAAGCGCTGAAAAGTCACATTtaacagcaacatgtctttccagaaagATGATTACTTTGTAAGTTGTTCACAACGTCTGTGGGCAGTTTTTGGAAAAAGacgtttctttttaaatgtgactttCGCTAcgagcaccacaaactaaatttAATTCACCTCCAGAGTATTTTGGGGTGTCggcagaaatctcaaagacATATCTGCATGTCTAGATAttcccttttcacagcagacatgttgacttgtcaaacacaggtgttacAATTGACTTTTTTACCTGCTGCATTGCGTTATAATAACTGCTGGAGtggagccatcgttaatgttattatttccaCCAAGTTGATATGAAAAAGCCGATCTTGCTCTCAAGTTTAGAGCCTTATGTGATTAAAAACTTTGGGCAAAGTTTAACTtacctttttctctttgctcagCAGTAACTCatgaaaaagtgtaaaaaagagaaatgctgtTTGCGTTCTTGATGATGTTATTTCAATAACACTTCCTTTTGTTACCAGTTTGCCCAAATATGGTTAAAAATGGCTGTTAAAAATGCTGTCAGTTTATGTGGTGGTAGGACATGACATGACAGGCAGGAAAAGTTTGGGTACCATTGCACCAGAGCGAAGCAGATAAATATGTCTTTatgatttttatcatttatttgaacCCTTTAAGTGATCTTAAAATTAAGTGTATGAGCAGTGAAAAGCTTTCGGTTCGTGACATGAATCCACTGATCAGTTGGGAAAATCTGttcaagaaaaataaacaaacagttggtttttttttttttaacgtgtCTCAACAATTAGTCACTCATCTCTTGAGCTGCTCAGAGGCCTTTTGTTAACGTGTACAACTCTGAATATGCACCAGGGCACCGCTTGCTCTGTCGGCTTTCTCTGGAAGGATAGGGGTTAAAACAACAACCCACCctcatgtctctgtgtgcagGAGTGCACCCCGTTCGCTGTGATCGGCAGTAACACAGTGGTGGAAGCTCGAGggcagagagtgagagggagactGTACCCCTGGGGAATTGTTGAAGGTTTGTTCATATATTAACAGTCTGATTGCTAATTAGACACAGTATGAAGGTCATAACTTGGAGTATTAAGTTATTAAGTTTACATATTTCTTTGCTCCAGTGGAGAACCAGTCACACTGTGACTTTGTGAAATTGAGGAACATGCTGATTCGTTCACACATGCACGACCTCAAAGACGTGACCTGCGACGTCCACTACGAAAACTACAGAGCGCAGTGCATACAGGAGATGACCAGGTATGTGAAAACATCAGAGACAATGATTTGTAAACACCTTTAATAACTCCTGATGTTTACAggtttttctccttcttctcctcctccttctcagtAAACTGGCTCAGGACAACCGTATGGAGAGTCCCATCCCCATCCTGCCACTGTCCACCCCGGATGTGGAGACTGAGAAACTAATCAAAATGAAAGATGAGGAGGTATGAAGCAACTTTTGCTGTTTCACCAAATGAAAGTTTTGATTTCTGTCGAACTGTGAAATGATTGCATGAAACTCGTATTTCATGTAACTTGAAAGTAACTAACTAGTAACCAGTGTTGGAATGTAACCAAATAGTTTTACtcaagtaaggttttgaatgcaggacgttTACTTGGACTGTGGAGTGCTTTTATattgtggtattagtacttttacttaagtaaaagacctgaatacttcttccaccactgctagtAACACATGTAATGTGACTAAAAGGCTGTTACTTGCACTTAATATCTTAAGCTCATTAAACTTATTTTCTTAAGTTCAGTTCACCTGATGAATTTTAAATGAACAGCTAATGAACAAACTATTCAGTGCCAGTCCAATTAACTAATTTTCAGGAGTGGGGTAACTCATATTTTATAGTGTGTAAGAAAAGCTTCTTCTTCGTTACTATAATTATTACATAACGACATGATGCAAAAGAGTTACCATGCCATCTTAATAACATACACTAGCGTTAATGATTCATATTGTATCAGTGTTACTTGATTATAAGGggaaaacaatagaaaaaatgtttaataaatataaaaaagaaagataaaacaaatgcagaatGTAACATTAAAACGTAAACATAGGTACAAAACAGTCaagggggaggaaaaaaagaaacagagagaaaaaatatatgCATAAATAATTATCTTAACGtcctctggggaaaaaaattatataattcATATATTGTTTGCACTGCagtacacatttatacatatacagactaaaactacaaaaacattgTAATACCAGTAAGAACATCTGCTAATATACAGCCTGGGATggcaaacacatacaaaatcacattaaaaatattatcaAATGAGTGTTCAGTATTCaaaaaagagataaataaatacactaaCTGATCCTATCAGTTTCCTCTTACAATCAGTAAGATTGTAAGAGAAAACTGATTAAGATTGTGTCATTAATCTGAAAAACTGTGTTCCACAACTACATGTAcgtgtatttatactgtacgcGTACATACAATAACATAAATCAAATGCAGGTGTCTATTTTCCAccgagatatatatatatatatatatatatatatatatatatatatatatatatatatatatatatatatatatatatatatatatatatcgaaTACTTGCCCCATTTAGAAGTATATTGGTCTATTCGATTCTGCTATGTCTTTGGAGTCCCTTAATATGTATAATTTGGGACTAAAATCCtcacaacattttcaacaatAATATCTTGAATTAAATCATGTATTTAGTGCCAATATTTCTTACTGGTCACCCCCTACAATAGGCCTATATGTGTATGAGTCCCTGCCATATCCACAGCAGTGATTATTATCTTTAAGCCAGAGTCTGTATgatttttaatctattttaagATTAAACACACACTAGCATTAGATTCAAAGGCTACTTTTAGCATCACATAATCTAAATGCTTCATCTGTGGCTTAATGTTGAAACACTGTTAACTCTCCAAACTTTCCTCTCCGTCTGCAGCTGAAGAGGATGCAGGAGATGCTGAATAAGATGCAGCAGCAGATGCACGACAAAGACCAGTGATGTCTCGCCGGAGCAGAGCTGGGCTGCAGCGCCGCCTACTGTTTCTCCTCTGAACGACAATGAGACCTTCAGACATTGAACATGGATATCATGTGTTAGTGGCAACTCTGGCTGTACATTTATCCTCAGTTTGGTGCTTTGTATAGTTTGTCTGCCTGGAGGGTTGTTTGtcagagggttttttttctctgaaactATCCGTTTGCCCACTTTGAGCCCCTCGCCGTGGTTTAACAGTCttaacatatataatataaatacgTAATTTAAATTACTACTCAGTGTATCTAATTTATAAATGCAATGCTAAACTTTTTGGATATTTTGTCAGGGTATGAACATGTGTGCTACAAGATGTTTTGTAAAGAAATTTAGCTTGTTGGTGATGTTTAAATTTGAACATggatattgttttttattatatgtttgtgagtgtgtttgggtGCGTGAGCGTGTGTATTTCATGAAATCTTCTCTGACACACCAGGTATCCGTCCGTAAAACTCCCATTTTTCCTTTTGACTTTCCTTTTGTTAAAATCCAACTTTTGCTCTTGTTAATTTGCTCTCTGATCCTCATAAATACCTTCATGTGGCATTTTTTCACATATGGCAAGTCAAAATATCCTCTCCCAGCATTTTTATATGTGCTGGCTGAGCTGAATATGCACTTATTGCCAGTGGCTAACTGTGAATGGAGAGCCTTTGACATAATGAGAGGGTTGGTGTAGTACAGTGTGCATGTGCAAGCATGCTGCCATTACTCATATCCCCCAAACGCCGTGGGCCTATTTTTACTGCTTTATAGCTGATGCCCTGTGCTTGTAATAAAATGCATCATGACCTGCAGGATGTTTCGTTGCCACTATGGGATGGTAAAAATAGATCAATAACAAGGAGCAAATGCTGTGTCTATGCTTCTGTTTTAAATTTATCTCCTTGGAAGTGAGTTGCTGCATTCTGCCAGTGAAGATGTGTATCCCGTGTGTGAGTTAAGATGGTTTGAGAGTGTGTGCGTTTATAGGCTGATGCTGAGGAACGGTACATATTTTGCCTGAAGGCTGTGAGCTCAGCCTGTGCCCCATTTTTAAAGGTGTGACAAATAAACTCTTGTTTCTCGTCAGTCTGGCTTCACTGCCTGTGCATTGTTTCTCTGAATGTTATGGAGTTGTACATTAACGTCCAGTGAGCACAGCACGATTTCCTCTGTCGCTTCCGGCTGTCAGTCTGAACAGCAAAGCTcagagctggagctgctgcaggaaCTTTATCTGCTGATTCATGTTTATCTCCTGCAGCCATTCTTCCTCTGCACAGCACATGGCATCTTCTCCCTGCCAGTCAGAGGAGACACAAGCAGACAGAACATTAGtatgaataatataatatatatatataaatatctgtATTTTCTGGAAGCGGACTTTGAGTGTTTTATTTGCAACTTAACTTAAATTTAACTTAACTCTTTAAAATACTAAtgagtcctgcattcaaaatttagtaaagtaaaagtacaaaagtataaccatcaaaatatacttaaagtaccaaaagtaaaagtactcattatgcagaatggcctaTTTCAGAATGatgtgtattatattattggattataattattgattataatgtgttcatcacgttaatgttgtagctggtgaaggtggagctaattttagtTACTCAGAATTTCCCCCCAGGATCAATACaatcttatcttaacctataataatatatcataatttatttgttgattacattttgtattattaatttgaatctgcaaagtaacttaagttaatacatgtagtggagtaaaaagtacaatatttgccttgTAGGATTAGAAGTATacagta
This sequence is a window from Siniperca chuatsi isolate FFG_IHB_CAS linkage group LG5, ASM2008510v1, whole genome shotgun sequence. Protein-coding genes within it:
- the sept5a gene encoding septin 5a isoform X1, with product MDAIMLQEKLVERLLCPRVRTARQKEKQYVGFATLPNQVHRKSVKKGFDFTLMVAGESGMGKSTLVNSLFLTDLYKDRKLLNAEERINQTVEIIKHTVDIEEKGVKLKLTIVDTPGFGDAINNNECWKPITDYIDQQFEQYFRDESGLNRKNIQDNRVHCCLYFIPPFGHGLRPVDVEFMKALHEKVNIIPLIAKADCLTPNEIKKLKDRIREEIDKFGIKVYQFPECDSDEDEEFKQLDKELKECTPFAVIGSNTVVEARGQRVRGRLYPWGIVEVENQSHCDFVKLRNMLIRSHMHDLKDVTCDVHYENYRAQCIQEMTSKLAQDNRMESPIPILPLSTPDVETEKLIKMKDEELKRMQEMLNKMQQQMHDKDQ
- the sept5a gene encoding septin 5a isoform X2, coding for MTTNIRYKSRIPVKTEDSAEEKQYVGFATLPNQVHRKSVKKGFDFTLMVAGESGMGKSTLVNSLFLTDLYKDRKLLNAEERINQTVEIIKHTVDIEEKGVKLKLTIVDTPGFGDAINNNECWKPITDYIDQQFEQYFRDESGLNRKNIQDNRVHCCLYFIPPFGHGLRPVDVEFMKALHEKVNIIPLIAKADCLTPNEIKKLKDRIREEIDKFGIKVYQFPECDSDEDEEFKQLDKELKECTPFAVIGSNTVVEARGQRVRGRLYPWGIVEVENQSHCDFVKLRNMLIRSHMHDLKDVTCDVHYENYRAQCIQEMTSKLAQDNRMESPIPILPLSTPDVETEKLIKMKDEELKRMQEMLNKMQQQMHDKDQ